Proteins co-encoded in one Plasmodium reichenowi strain SY57 chromosome 10, whole genome shotgun sequence genomic window:
- a CDS encoding hypothetical protein (conserved Plasmodium protein, unknown function), with protein MIKISSLRRKADPLLIVSKRLPSYIKKEKINLTRNSNVNKKNVKYYQVPQFVQELIKFTRKNKLWKEQNSENIMDIKNNHINNTTTKSNINNNINNNNDHPYKHNIINKNKIHYVNNLLDEIPKHKNLLTSFLICEIYGCLYKLNYLKLDIIFLLFSILINNTINFFNLSGYVNCNFKELINITKYIYHFQNVCNSNIQNILHKKPNLTKLKIVERYLKENNKEIKSKHGYYNYIYNYIQKYDHVDNIDILIYSLIKSKKDEKGYIYEKIKKNDIILDDENDITTKIRNISNMSNISNMSNISNMSNISNMSNISNMSNISNMSNTSNMSNISNMSNTSNMSNISNVFFPSITNTSNYNNTLVENNNEMDGLIDYINSFYKLNDMFNFLLNKILNYFNENSINFDFHNLKLLFFFISKFEKFDSNLLENISNRLINEIEKMKTNPKLLDDEENSTNDPIEKNIINHLNHNKLKRRLNRYSKKNRYINTFNKINSKEFLILPYTIGVSMNTYFNNYLIEYINIYILSLINSRVNCDIQTFIYTLIGYKHIMVNFFILYNIFRFKEKCFQNENLLKKYKFFLNKLIYHDIQNMNQMSSNKIIKIKNHMMDNNMKSQEEKRKINHNKYINVLNLEQQKKHIINHLNLDQNISVQLAKEQKLDHINNTTSKDELKMKQENIFDLLIKQFHINLDKIMLINFDKNSLYQQYTSKDIYHFFMTYKKLFHKVYNYSIFLLDKHNINDMLTIYQHIKAQSLNDIIINHVFIETLYNKIILNSVPKKN; from the coding sequence atgATCAAAATAAGTTCATTAAGAAGAAAGGCAGACCCTCTATTAATTGTTAGTAAAAGATTACCGTCTTACATAAAAAAggagaaaataaatttaacCAGAAATAGCAAcgttaataaaaaaaatgtaaaatattatcaGGTACCTCAATTTGTTCAAGAACTTATAAAATTTACACGAAAGAATAAACTTTGGAAGGAACAAAATAGTGAGAATATCATGgacataaaaaataatcatattaataatactactacaaaaagtaatattaataataatattaataataataatgatcaTCCATATAAAcacaatattataaataaaaacaaaattcATTACGTTAACAATCTTCTTGATGAAATACCgaaacataaaaatttgTTAACATCCTTTCTAATATGTGAAATATATGGGTGCTTATACAAattgaattatttaaaactagatataatatttcttttatttagTATTCTTATAAACAATAccataaatttttttaatttgaGTGGTTACGTAAATTGTAATTTTAAAGAGCTAATCAATATTaccaaatatatataccattttcaaaatgtatgtaattcaaatattcaaaatattcTTCATAAAAAACCTAACTTGACAAAGCTAAAAATTGTTGAAAGGTATcttaaagaaaataataaggaaATCAAAAGCAAACATGGGTactataattatatatataattatatacaaaaatatgatcatgttgataatatagacattttaatttattccCTAATTAAATCtaaaaaagatgaaaagggttatatatatgaaaagataaaaaagaacgatattatattagatgatgaaaatgatattactactaaaataagaaatatatcAAACATGTCAAACATATCAAACATGTCAAATATTTCAAACATGTCAAATATTTCAAACATGTCAAATATTTCAAACATGTCAAATATTTCAAACATGTCAAATACTTCAAACATGTCAAATATTTCAAACATGTCAAATACTTCAAACATGTCAAACATATCAAATGTATTTTTCCCTTCTATTACAAATACATccaattataataatacattagtagaaaataataacgAAATGGATGGTCTAAtagattatataaattctttctataaattaaatgatatgTTCAATTTTTTACTCAACAAAATTTTGAACTATTTCAATGAGAACTCAATAAATTTTgattttcataatttaaaattattatttttttttatttcaaaatttgaaaaattTGACTCAAATTTGTTAGAAAATATATCCAATAGATTAATAAACGAAATcgaaaaaatgaaaacgAATCCAAAATTATTggatgatgaagaaaattCAACGAACGATCcaatagaaaaaaatataataaatcatttaaatcataataaattaaaaagaagatTGAATAGAtatagtaaaaaaaatagatatataaatacttttaataaaattaattctAAAGAATTTCTTATTCTACCTTATACTATTGGTGTTTCTATGAAcacatattttaataactatcttatagaatatataaatatttatatattaagtCTTATTAATTCTAGAGTTAATTGTGATATAcaaacatttatatataccttGATAGGTTACAAACATATCATGGTTAACTTTTTTATTctatataacatttttcGCTTTAAGGAAAAGTGTTttcaaaatgaaaatttattaaaaaaatataaatttttcttaaaCAAGTTAATTTATCAtgatatacaaaatatgaATCAAATGTCATCCAAtaaaatcataaaaataaaaaatcatatgatggataataatatgaaaagccaagaagaaaaaagaaaaataaatcataataaatatataaacgTATTAAATTTGGAGcaacaaaaaaaacatattattaatcatttaaatttaGATCAAAATATATCTGTACAATTAGcaaaagaacaaaaattagatcatataaataacacAACATCAAAAGATGAACTAAAAATGAAGcaagaaaatatttttgatttACTAATAAAACAATTTCACATAAATTTGGACaaaataatgttaataaattttGACAAGAATTCTTTATATCAACAATATACTAGTAAAgatatttatcatttttttatgacttataaaaaattatttcacaaggtatataattattccatatttttattagataaacataatattaatgatatGCTTACAATATATCAACATATTAAAGCACAATCATTAAATgacataataataaatcatgTCTTTATAGAAACactttataataaaataattttgaattcggttccaaaaaaaaattaa
- a CDS encoding NLI interacting factor-like phosphatase, putative codes for MDMKNIYLPKGIRLPCKLKWTVDNNSMVSSNQIIAFIIEENKEVFTGEENQEVEPSIKEEYIKDENHNNKNNGDNNNNNNNIENKKGNDIIFKQDNYNEVNNKETCLKDEHIVKDISSTTFNQNINNLHDDSNKTEKSNSSPDNNNHNENNNDFIKDKNITTNDDNNKSIINDNVVQSDLKNNNLKKKDDTNVISMDSKYNEKKNVINFILNNRKNCEIKNNPIVLRSNNNGKINILKNDDNQEYIYINNENELLCEVIDVKCNHEIIFSGICTNCLLNQEEINKSEEQKYFVTPSFLPGQNELYINTDKAIDLEKERMRTIINKKKLCLVLDLDNTLLHASFSLLSVNVNNDIINITTDINNGILENEINYIEELNAQVVSNASHSDDIKSNTKNKKASPLVCKLNNDKILSMNNKNKIEQENTQNYMDRNDMQNINININVNNNNNNYNNNNYNNNNNNNNNNNYNNNYNNNNNNYNNNNSNKEDDALINEDIIYPHFCKNKNSIEMYPKIEDIKASYQNYCEFLEKVNTINLLKHKGKYIHYEDFNDNQIKRKIEKLESSILKTNVKYQKGAYIIYYKLRPGVIEFLRTMSEKYEIYLYTMGTLEHAKSCLFLLDPLRKFFGNRVFSRKDCLNSLKHLNKILPTYRSVSICIDDSDYIWKENSSCIKVHGYNYFPDINFFEDIKRAPYFLTKFFTFAQSYLNFTSNIYRFINFKCSEHEEFLKYCKNNIMLYNMKNQVHFSNVETTHNSNNYDAQIKEDVYCTTENNEVEKNELLPSMKTNTFIEPLQIKNKNEHETSLNRNNSLNINNEFVEINDNNFIDLDKEFETDNESDLNLEDDEGDDIIDMYNINNNNNNNNIIINSYNNTYHLDTRNDLIELFDESYNYDKENILEDNSNYLDKQNDIYDNKDKTLRKEIEPLQSLSYDEDNIIYDENIILQTVESGIIENNNLNFTYEENKISFEKEKETNENVLKNNTNLLDVNKSINKKKKKKKCKKNNQIKNSDINTPFLRNDTKNYVQPIPLLKKSVHRNITHEDEIILKFISEENFRRYEKYVLDFLSNYFEKNENHTMKSQESSQVIEEENVESSKCEVTNEDALSDEDVSDEDDFEGEFVNLKDQEDEIHMFLDDDFEGEFVNLKDDENDENDEDYTYMDDHMDGKYSNVKHQKNEERIYIKDEKNKQGFENNKKNKNTYKKNSDKNDNPRNDFKKYRMKVKKKIVKKINKNSNVKISKCSKHMNEVNNNTSTNNNEVKQNNEYYESFFIPKNLTEFNFKDNDKQLYYLMSLLNEIHDIFYIMLEQFKQKETNDENRDDQIYNYFLRYPVVRTILTQYRKQVLKGFTFNIGLLSDDIKRSDFMDNIVKFGGLINNQDYNHLLTVNTFIENENFKNVSTSNLMWLERALYTWKSTNPKYYDMKTWEKLHRNFWDVIEYEENKK; via the exons atggatatgaaaaatatatatttaccGAAAGGTATAAGACTACCTTGTAAATTAAAATGGACTGTGGATAATAATTCAATGGTTAGTTCTAATCAGATTATAGCTTTTATAATTGAAGAGAATAAAGAAGTATTCACGGGAGAGGAGAATCAGGAGGTGGAACCTTCTATTAAGGAAGAATACATTAAAGACGAAAATCATAATAACAAGAATAatggtgataataataataataataataatattgagaataaaaaaggaaatgatataatatttaaacaAGATAATTACAATGaagtaaataataaagagaCATGTTTAAAAGATGAACATATTGTAAAGGATATTAGTTCAACTACTTttaatcaaaatataaataatttacatGACGACTCTAATAAAACGGAAAAAAGTAATTCTTCTCcagataataataatcataatgagaataataatgattttataaaggataaaaatataactacaaatgatgataataacaaaagcattattaatgataatgtTGTGCAGAGTGAtcttaaaaataataacttgaaaaaaaaagatgataCAAATGTAATTAGTATGgattcaaaatataatgaaaagaaaaatgtaataaattttattttaaataatagaaaaaattgtgaaataaaaaataatccTATTGTTTTAAgaagtaataataatgggaaaataaatattttaaaaaatgatgataatcaagaatatatatatattaataatgaaaatgaattattatgTGAAGTTATAGATGTCAAATGTAATcatgaaataatattctCGGGAATTTGTACAAATTGTCTTTTAAATCAAgaagaaattaataaaagtgaagaacaaaaatattttgttacTCCTAGTTTTTTACCTGGacaaaatgaattatatataaatactgATAAAGCCATTGATttagaaaaagaaagaatGAGAAccattataaataaaaaaaaactcTGCTTAGTTCTAGATTTAGATAATACACTTTTACATGcatcattttcattattatctgttaatgtgaataatgatataataaatattaccaccgatattaataatggtattttagaaaatgaaataaattatatagaaGAATTAAATGCACAAGTAGTATCTAATGCCAGTCATTCGGATGATATAAAATCGAAcacaaaaaataagaaagCTTCTCCCCTTGTATGTAAATtgaataatgataaaattttgtctatgaataataaaaataagattGAACAGGAGAATACACAAAATTATATGGATAGAAATGATATgcaaaatataaatataaatataaatgtgaataataataataataattataataataataattataataataataataacaataataataataacaattataataataattacaataataataataacaattataataataataatagtaataaagAGGATGATGCCCTAATCAATGAAGACATAATATATCCTCActtttgtaaaaataaaaactcAATCGAAATGTACCCCAAAATTGAAGATATAAAAGCGTCATATCAAAATTATTGTGAATTTTTGGAAAAGGTAAATAccataaatttattaaaacataaagggaaatatatacactATGAAGATTTTAATGACAATCAGattaaaaggaaaattgaaaaattaGAATCTAGTATTCTAAAAACAAATGTAAAATATCAAAAAGGCgcttatattatttactaTAAACTAAGACCAGGAGTAATTGAATTTTTAAGAACAATGAgtgaaaaatatgaaatatatttatatactaTGGGGACATTAGAACATGCAAAATcatgtttatttttattagaTCCCCTTAGGAAATTTTTTGGAAATAGAGTATTTTCTAGGAAGGATTGTTTAAATAGCTTGaaacatttaaataaaatattaccTACATATCGTAGTGTATCTATATGTATAGATGATAGTGATTATATATGGAAAGAAAATAGTTCTTGTATAAAAGTACATggatataattattttcctGATATTAACTTTTTTGAAGATATTAAGAGAGCTCCATATTTCTTAACTAAATTTTTTACTTTTGCTCAGTCCTATTTAAATTTCAcatcaaatatatatcgttttattaatttcaAATGTAGTGAACATGAagaatttttaaaatattgtaaaaataatatcatgttatataatatgaaaaatcAGGTCCATTTCTCCAATGTGGAGACAACACATAACagtaataattatgacGCACAAATAAAGGAAGATGTATATTGTACTActgaaaataatgaagtggagaaaaatgaattattacCAAGTATGAAAACAAATACATTTATTGAACCattacaaataaaaaataaaaatgagCATGAAACATCATTAAATAGGAACAATTCcttaaatattaataatgaatttGTGGAAATTAATGATAACAATTTTATAGATTTGGATAAAGAATTTGAAACGGATAATGAGAGTGATCTAAATTTGGAGGATGACGAGGGAGATGATATAATtgatatgtataatattaataataataataataataataatattattattaatagtTATAACAATACATACCATTTAGATACAAGAAATGATTTGATAGAATTATTTGATgaatcatataattatgacaaagaaaatattttagaAGATAACAGTAATTATTTAgataaacaaaatgatatatatgataataaggataaaaccttaagaaaagaaatagaACCATTACAATCATTATCAtatgatgaagataatataatttatgatgaaaatataattcttcAAACAGTAGAAAGTGGAAttattgaaaataataatcttAATTTTACgtatgaagaaaataaaatatcttttgaaaaggaaaaagaaacaaatgaaaatgtgttaaaaaataataccAACTTATTAGATGTAAATAAAtcaattaataaaaaaaagaagaaaaaaaaatgtaaaaaaaataatcaaataAAGAATAGTGATATAAATACACCATTTTTAAGAAATGATACCAAAAATTATGTGCAACCAATTCCTTTGTTAAAAAAATCGGTTCATAGAAATATAACACATGAAGatgaaattattttaaaatttatatctGAAGAAAATTTCAGAAGATATGAAAAGTATGTTCTAGATTTCTTATCTAACTACTTTGAAAAAAACGAAAACCATACAATGAAAAGTCAAGAGTCCTCTCAAGTGATTGAAGAGGAAAATGTAGAAAGTTCAAAATGTGAGGTAACAAATGAAGATGCTCTAAGTGATGAAGATGTATCTGATGAAGATGATTTTGAAGGAGAATTTGTAAATCTAAAAGATCAAGAAGATGAAATACATATGTTTTTAGATGATGATTTTGAGGGTGAATTTGTAAATTTGAaagatgatgaaaatgatgaaaatgatgaagattatacatatatggATGATCATATGGATGGTAAATATTCAAATGTCAAACATCAAAAGAATGAAGAacgtatatatataaaagatgaaaaaaataaacaaggttttgaaaataataaaaagaataaaaatacctataaaaaaaattctgataaaaatgataatcCTCGTAAtgattttaaaaaatatcgaatgaaagttaaaaaaaaaattgtaaaaaaaattaataaaaattcaaaTGTTAAAATATCCAAATGTTCAAAACATATGAACGAAgtgaataataatacttcaacaaataataatgaagtaaaacaaaacaatgaatattatgaatCTTTCTTTATTCCAAAAAATTTAACAGAATTCAATTTCAAAGATAATGATAaacaattatattatttaatgtcattattaaatgaaatacatgatattttttacataatgTTAGAACAAtttaaacaaaaagaaacaaatgACGAAAATAGAGATgatcaaatatataactatTTTTTAAGATATCCTGTTGTGCGTACTATATTGACTCAATATCGAAAACAAGTTTTAAAGg GTTTCACGTTCAATATAGGCTTATTATCAGATGACATTAAACGAAGCGATTTTATGGATAACATTGTAAAATTCGGTGGACTTATTAACAACCAAGATTACAATCATTTATTAACTGTTAATACTTTtatagaaaatgaaaattttaaaaatgtgAGCACATCTAATTTGATGTGGCTCGAAAGAGCCCTTTATACTTGGaa AAGTACCAATCCAAAGTATTATGACATGAAAACATGGGAAAAATTGCATCGGAATTTTTGGGATGTCATTgaatatgaagaaaataaaaaataa
- a CDS encoding autophagy-related protein 18, putative — translation MVSLRLDNNRYISFNQDYGCLCMANEKGFKIYNTNPFTQTYSRDLTDRNKNGLYLAEMLYRCNILAITGNKNDKKGKWAKNVLIIWDDRQMREIAKLTFSSNIIGVRLLREIIVVILEYKLCIYRLKDIILLETLNTSKNVSGLCCLSNIDKNIIIAYLSPIKGRVNIHIFEINSSENIHEELPYINFKTNLSIYAHDNSIGCINLSNDGKLLVTSSTKGTIIRLFNTFDGTLLNEFRRGTKNAKILSLNISEDNNWLCLTSSRNTVHVFSIYKKKRPLRKVDIICKGKNVSPPALLNYEKESKNKKSSLKCLLPCHPYLNSEWSFASYKLPGKKISSICAFVNDQNCIIVICSNGIIYKLRFNEHIGGDMFKISSHSFD, via the exons atggtaTCATTAAGAttagataataatagatatatatcatttaacCAGGATTATGGTTGTTTGTGTATGGCTAATGAGAAAGGTTTCAAGATATACAACACGAATCCTTTTACTCAAACATATAGTAGAG aTTTGACTGATAGAAATAAGAATGGTTTATACCTAGCCGAAATGTTATACCGATGTAATATTTTAGCAATAACAGGTAATAAGAATGATAAGAAAGGGAAATGGGCAAAAAATGTTTTGATAATATGGGATGATAGACAAATGAGGGAAATAGCGAAACTAACATTTTCATCAAATATTATAGGTGTAAGATTGTTAAGAGAAATAATTGTAGTTATATtagaatataaattatgtatatatagattaaaagatataatattacttGAAACATTAAATACTTCAAAAAATGTATCAGGTTTATGTTGTTTATCtaatattgataaaaatattattattgctTATTTATCACCAATAAAAGGAAGAgtaaatattcatattttcgAAATAAATTCAAGTGAAAATATCCATGAAGAATTAccttatataaattttaaaacaaATTTGAGTATATATGCCCATGATAATTCTATTGGATGTATTAATTTAAGTAATGATGGTAAATTACTTGTTACATCATCAACAAAAGGTACCATAATTAGATTATTTAATACTTTTGATGGAacattattaaatgaatttaGAAGAGGTACTAAAAATGCAAAAATTCTATCCTTAAATATTAGTGAAGATAATAATTGGCTATGTTTAACTTCTAGTAGAAATACAGTTCATgtattttctatatataaaaaaaaaagaccTTTAAGAAAGGTGgatattatatgtaaagGAAAAAATGTATCTCCACCAGCTTTActaaattatgaaaaagagtcaaaaaataaaaaatctTCCTTAAAATGTTTATTACCTTGTCATCCGTATTTAAATAGTGAATGGAGTTTTGcttcatataaattacCAGGCAAAAAAATTTCATCTATTTGTGCATTTGTTAATGACCAAAATTGTATTATTGTTATCTGCTCAAATggaattatttataaattaagaTTTAATGAGCATATCGGAGGTGATATGTTTAAAATATCATCACACAGTTTTGATTAA